CTAGACGACCGGTTTATTTCTATGTATAGCTACACCCATGAACCTGACCAAAAAAGCTCAAGTTACCAGGCAACATATCCTCGACACGGGGTATCGGCTCGTGCTGCACAGGGGGTTCGCTGCAATGGGCCTGATGGAAATCCTCAAGGAATGTGGCGTCCCTAAAGGGTCGTTCTATCACTACTTTGCGTCGAAGGAGGCCTTTGGCTGCGCGCTATTGCAACAGTACGTTGACGAATACATTGAAAAGCTTGCTCGCCTGCTCGCGGAGACAGGCAATGGACGTGAAAGTCTTATGCGGTACTGGAATGCCTGGATCGCCGATCCGACCAGTTCATCTGATTCGGCCAATCCGGTGCAAGGGTGGGCCGATGATTGTCTGGTGGTGAAGCTCGCCGCAGAGGTGGCTGACCTATCCGAAGACATGCGCCGCGTGCTCGATGCGGGCGTTCAACAGTTGCTGGCGAGAATTGCCGCATTGATCGACGAAGCCCGCGAAGACGGCTCAGTGCCCGATGGTGCGCCGTCACCTGCGCTGGCGCGAATGCTGTACCAGATGTGGCTGGGTGCCGCGCTACTCACCAAACTCAGCCAGAACAGGATGCCACTACATCAGGCCCTGATTGCCACGGAAACCCTGCTCGCCTGTGATCAAACGCCCCCAAATGTTCCGATCACGTAATTGATTCTAACCCATCGAAGGATGATTCTTATGAAGATCTTGTTCGTACTGACTTCCCATGACCAACTCGGTGATACTGGTCACAAGACCGGCTTCTGGCTCGAGGAATTCGCCGCTCCTTATTATGTGTTCAAGGACGCCGGTGCTCAGATCACCTTGGTATCCCCCAAGGGTGGCCAACCCCCGCTGGATCCAAAGAGCGATCTGCCCGAGTTCCAGACCGATTTGACCGCCCGCTTCAAGGCCGATCCTCAGGCGCAGGCGGAGCTGGCCAACACCGGAAAACTGGCCGAGGTGGCAGTGTCCGATTTCGATGCCGTGTTTTACCCCGGTGGCCATGGCCCGCTGTGGGATCTGACCAACGACCCGGTGTCGATAGCGTTGATCGAGACTCAGGATCGCGCGCGCAAGCCGCTCGGTCTGGTCTGCCACGCGCCGGGCGCGCTGACCAAGGCGCATCAGGCCGATGGTCGCCCCTTCGTTGCCGGTCGCAAGGTCACCGGATTCACCAATGGCGAGGAAGCGGCGGTCGAACTGACCGAGATCGTACCATTCCTGATCGAGGATGAATTCAAGCGCCAAGGTGGCCTTTACGAGAAGGGCCCGGACTGGCACCCGCATGTTGTCGTTGAGGGTCATCTGGTGACCGGCCAGAATCCGGCCAGTTCCGAAGGAGTCGCCCGCGCACTCCTCAGCCTACTCGGCTGAGGCCGGCCTGGCGTCGTGCCGACCGACCGGCGCTAACGCGCGCCAGTCGCTCTCCCTCTGCCAAAGCGATCCAGGCTGCTCTGCTGCCGCAGCGAGCCGTCATGGGCACATTCGTTCCTACCGGAGGCGGCTTGCCACCGGCTTCGGGATGGTCATTCACTCAGGAAATCCGCCATGAATACTTCAGATATTTCTGCCGCGCTGAACGCCAAGGTCGCGCGGATGAAACAGGCGCACCTGGCCGGTGGCCCGGCCAGCGCCGAATTGCGACGTGACCGTTTGCAACGTGCCGCGGAACTGCTGATCACACACCACGATGAACTGGCTGATGCCATCAGCGCCGACTACGGACATCGTAGCCCTTACCAAAGCCTGCTGGCGGACGTGCTGTCGTCGGTTGCTGCACTTCGCCATGCCAGCGAGCATCTGGAAACTTGGATGCAGCCGGGTGAGCAAGATGCTCCCGGCCCTGGGATGCAAGCGCGCGTACAATATCAGCCGTTAGGCGTAGTGGGCATCATTAGCCCCTGGAATTTCCCGATCAACCTGGCGTTCAGCCCTCTGGCGGGCGTCTTTTCAGCAGGCAATCGTGCGCTGCTTAAGCCCTCGGAGTTGACGCCCCGCACATCCGAACTGCTGGCACAACTCGTCGCACGCTACTTCGACCCACTGGAACTGGAGGTGGTGCTGGGCGATGCCGAAACGGGCCAGGCGTTCAGCGCGTTGCCGTTCGATCATCTGATCTTCACCGGTAGTACGGCCGTGGGTCGCCACGTCATGAGGGCGGCCGCTGAAAACCTGGTCCCGGTGACGCTGGAGCTGGGCGGGAAGTCACCCGTTTTCATTGACACGGATGCTGACATAGCTACCGCCGCTGCGCGTGTACTGACGGTCAAGACCTTCAACGTCGGTCAGATCTGCATCGCGCCGGATTATGTGCTTCTGCCAGAAACGGCGCGCGACGCTTTCGTGGAGCACGCTCGTACCTTTGTCGCCCGCACATTGCCGACGCTGCATGACAACCCGGACTACACCTCCATCGTCAGCGACCGCCACTACCGCCGCCTGATCGGCCTGCTGGACGACGCCCGCGCCAGGGGTGCCAGCGTGGTAGGGCTGGAGCCTGCGGGTGAACCGCATACTGACGCACGCACGCGCAAGCTCGCCCCGACCCTGGTGCTCAATCCGCAGGAAGACATGCAGGTGATGCAGGAAGAAATCTTCGGCCCTGTCCTGCCGGTGCTGACCTACCATGACCCGCAGCAGGCGCTTGATTACATCAACGCGCATCCGCGCCCGCTCGCGGCCTATTACTTCGGCAATGACCCGGCAAAGCAGCAAGCGTTTCTCGAAAGCACGACTTCCGGCGCGGCGGTCATCAACGATGTGATGACGCATGCCGTGGTCGAGAGCGTGCCCTTCGGCGGCGTGGGTCCGTCTGGCATAGGAGCGTACCACGGCATTCACGGCTTCCGACGTTTCAGCCACGCCAAGGCGGTGGTGGTGCAAAGTGCCGATGGCGCGTCCAATCTTCGCTTGCGCGCGCCATATGCCGATGCGCTGGCGCAAGCGCGGGCCCTGCTCGCTGGCAAGGCATAACGCACTCGCTTTGTGTCGTCGTTCTCGTTCAACAGGAGCCAATCATGAAGATTTTCTACAAAACCCGCGCTACCGCCACCGGCGGCCGTTCCGGCCGTACCGCGCTGGACGACGGCAGCCTCGCACTGGACATGGCCATGCCCGGCTCCGGCAAGACCGGAGCCAACCCCGAGCAGCTTTTTGCGATGGGCTACGCCGCCTGCTTCGACAACGCATTGCCCGTGGCCGCCAAGCAATTGGGACTGGCGCCGACCGCCACACGCACCTCGGTGGAAGTGGGCATTGGCCAGACCGCCGCCGGCGGTTACGCGCTGGACGTGGACTTGCATGTGGAAGTCCATGGACTGGACCAATCGGCCGCACGCAAGCTGGTGGAAGCCACCCACCAGGTGTGCCCGTATTCAAATGCCACGCGCGGCAACATCGAGGTGCGCCTGCACGTATCCGTAGCCTGAACAGGAGAAAACCAGCATGCGCAGCGCCATCCATACTGCATTCGGCGAACCCGCCGAAGTCCTCGAACTCGGCGACCGTCCGATACCGCAACCCGGACCAGGCGAAGTCCGCGTCAAGACCACGCTTGCGCCGATTCACAACCACGACCTGTGGACGATCCGGGGCCGCTACGGCTATAGGCCGGACCTCCCCGCAATTGGCGGCAGCGAGGCGGTTGGCATCGTAGATGCGCTTGGCGATGACGTCGAAGGCGTCTCCAACGGCCAGCGGGTAGCTGTTGCTTCGGTGCATGGCACCTGGGCAGAATATTTCCTTGCCCCCGCACGGCTGCTGGTACCGATGCCGGAAGCCATCCCGGACGAAACCGCGGCGCAGCTCATTGCCATGCCCCTGAGCGCGTTGATG
The window above is part of the Sphingomonas sanxanigenens DSM 19645 = NX02 genome. Proteins encoded here:
- a CDS encoding coniferyl aldehyde dehydrogenase, which encodes MNTSDISAALNAKVARMKQAHLAGGPASAELRRDRLQRAAELLITHHDELADAISADYGHRSPYQSLLADVLSSVAALRHASEHLETWMQPGEQDAPGPGMQARVQYQPLGVVGIISPWNFPINLAFSPLAGVFSAGNRALLKPSELTPRTSELLAQLVARYFDPLELEVVLGDAETGQAFSALPFDHLIFTGSTAVGRHVMRAAAENLVPVTLELGGKSPVFIDTDADIATAAARVLTVKTFNVGQICIAPDYVLLPETARDAFVEHARTFVARTLPTLHDNPDYTSIVSDRHYRRLIGLLDDARARGASVVGLEPAGEPHTDARTRKLAPTLVLNPQEDMQVMQEEIFGPVLPVLTYHDPQQALDYINAHPRPLAAYYFGNDPAKQQAFLESTTSGAAVINDVMTHAVVESVPFGGVGPSGIGAYHGIHGFRRFSHAKAVVVQSADGASNLRLRAPYADALAQARALLAGKA
- a CDS encoding organic hydroperoxide resistance protein, producing MKIFYKTRATATGGRSGRTALDDGSLALDMAMPGSGKTGANPEQLFAMGYAACFDNALPVAAKQLGLAPTATRTSVEVGIGQTAAGGYALDVDLHVEVHGLDQSAARKLVEATHQVCPYSNATRGNIEVRLHVSVA
- a CDS encoding TetR/AcrR family transcriptional regulator; translated protein: MNLTKKAQVTRQHILDTGYRLVLHRGFAAMGLMEILKECGVPKGSFYHYFASKEAFGCALLQQYVDEYIEKLARLLAETGNGRESLMRYWNAWIADPTSSSDSANPVQGWADDCLVVKLAAEVADLSEDMRRVLDAGVQQLLARIAALIDEAREDGSVPDGAPSPALARMLYQMWLGAALLTKLSQNRMPLHQALIATETLLACDQTPPNVPIT
- a CDS encoding type 1 glutamine amidotransferase domain-containing protein, with the protein product MKILFVLTSHDQLGDTGHKTGFWLEEFAAPYYVFKDAGAQITLVSPKGGQPPLDPKSDLPEFQTDLTARFKADPQAQAELANTGKLAEVAVSDFDAVFYPGGHGPLWDLTNDPVSIALIETQDRARKPLGLVCHAPGALTKAHQADGRPFVAGRKVTGFTNGEEAAVELTEIVPFLIEDEFKRQGGLYEKGPDWHPHVVVEGHLVTGQNPASSEGVARALLSLLG